In one window of Synchiropus splendidus isolate RoL2022-P1 chromosome 15, RoL_Sspl_1.0, whole genome shotgun sequence DNA:
- the LOC128746552 gene encoding uncharacterized protein LOC128746552 isoform X2, which translates to MDRRLIRVFTAFTLILAPGAGQNDQSQMVAIGFEEESLQCFRCDLGFWDACYTTETQCSSVGILDVKVLGCMKAEECRVEEKVELYTNNTLFVMTKHCCDTHFCNSAHKHQPLTGLHHAALFLAAWCVTGVSR; encoded by the exons ATGGACAGACGTCTCATCCGTGTTTTTACTGCGTTTACGCTGATTCTGGCTCCGG GTGCAGGACAGAATGACCAGTCGCAGATGGTGGCAATAGGTTTCGAAGAGGAGTCTCTGCAATGTTTCCGCTGTGACTTGGGATTTTGGGATGCCTGTTACACTACTGAAACTCAGTGCAGCTCCG TGGGCATTCTGGACGTTAAGGTGTTGGGCTGTATGAAAGCAGAGGAGTGCAGAGTGGAAGAAAAAGTGGAGCTCTATACCAACAACACTTTATTTGTCATGACTAAACATTGCTGTGACACCCACTTCTGCAACTCAGCACACAAGCATCAGCCGCTCACGGGTTTGCACCACGCTGCACTTTTCCTAGCTGCTTGGTGCGTCACTGGAGTCTCACGTTGA
- the LOC128746518 gene encoding uncharacterized protein LOC128746518 has translation MTAASPVCSPASSHYSQSSCLCLPGCHRHLRKGGALRSNLHLRSAPGVWLLLGVGVVLVGMTVAVAGYISAAPKSAVGRGSSHIERMKLAGPVVMGVGLFIFICAATLLYENRDRENIRLESLDDLEDLKGGLSWEDSPEQEQWECKEGHQGSWASPVHTLPLTKTAPPAPQKSRHPISKLLLEGKQEVYRKQEGDEKKQQEGRSTLLARVLHHQEPTPYSSSSCPSISHTSICSDSCNSSELNFNIRTGSPLMPEVLVAAASRQL, from the coding sequence ATGACGGCAGCGAGTCCCGTCTGCAGCCCGGCGTCCTCCCACTATTCCCagtcatcctgcctctgcctccCAGGATGCCACAGACACCTGAGGAAAGGTGGGGCTCTGCGTAGCAACCTACACCTTCGCTCTGCCCCGGGAGTGTGGCTGCTGCTGGGTGTGGGGGTTGTGCTGGTGGGCATGACTGTGGCTGTGGCCGGATACATTTCGGCTGCGCCAAAGTCTGCGGTGGGGCGTGGAAGCtcccacatcgagaggatgaaGCTGGCCGGTCCCGTGGTCATGGGCGTGGGcttgttcatcttcatctgcgCCGCTACTCTGCTGTACGAAAACAGGGACCGTGAGAACATCAGGCTGGAGTCTCTGGATGATTTGGAGGATCTGAAAGGAGGACTCAGTTGGGAGGACTCGCCAGAGCAGGAGCAGTGGGAGTGCAAAGAAGGGCATCAAGGATCCTGGGCTTCTCCGGTGCACACTCTTCCTCTGACCAAGACGGCTCCTCCTGCCCCTCAGAAGAGCAGACACCCCATCAGCAAACTTCTGCTGGAGGGAAAACAGGAGGTGTACAGAAAGCAGGAGGGGgatgagaagaagcagcaggaggGGAGATCAACGCTGCTGGCCAGAGTTCTGCACCACCAGGAGCCCACTCcctactcctcctcctcgtgcCCGTCCATCTCGCACACCTCCATCTGCTCCGACTCCTGCAACTCCAGCGAGCTCAACTTCAACATACGGACTGGCTCTCCTCTGATGCCTGAAGTCCTTGTAGCTGCTGCTTCCAGACAGCTGTGA
- the LOC128746552 gene encoding sperm acrosome membrane-associated protein 4-like isoform X1, which produces MDRRLIRVFTAFTLILAPGAGQNDQSQMVAIGFEEESLQCFRCDLGFWDACYTTETQCSSGERCYTGRGKAVGILDVKVLGCMKAEECRVEEKVELYTNNTLFVMTKHCCDTHFCNSAHKHQPLTGLHHAALFLAAWCVTGVSR; this is translated from the exons ATGGACAGACGTCTCATCCGTGTTTTTACTGCGTTTACGCTGATTCTGGCTCCGG GTGCAGGACAGAATGACCAGTCGCAGATGGTGGCAATAGGTTTCGAAGAGGAGTCTCTGCAATGTTTCCGCTGTGACTTGGGATTTTGGGATGCCTGTTACACTACTGAAACTCAGTGCAGCTCCGGTGAGCGCTGCTACACAGGCCGCGGGAAGGCCg TGGGCATTCTGGACGTTAAGGTGTTGGGCTGTATGAAAGCAGAGGAGTGCAGAGTGGAAGAAAAAGTGGAGCTCTATACCAACAACACTTTATTTGTCATGACTAAACATTGCTGTGACACCCACTTCTGCAACTCAGCACACAAGCATCAGCCGCTCACGGGTTTGCACCACGCTGCACTTTTCCTAGCTGCTTGGTGCGTCACTGGAGTCTCACGTTGA